A genomic stretch from Thalassophryne amazonica chromosome 18, fThaAma1.1, whole genome shotgun sequence includes:
- the LOC117530630 gene encoding Na(+)/H(+) exchange regulatory cofactor NHE-RF1-like — MSKFRPRLCVLEKGPGGYGFHLHGEKGKSGQFIRLVEPDTPAASAGLLAGDRLAFVNGQSVEGEGHQQVVARIRATSGTLELIVVDPETSELLKKHDLPCRKEFVTEGIPLPGGDGDSDRGEAHSGSGSPGGSSPRGGSPVPAENGDASSVRSERLSVTSKVKQTNKNAI; from the exons ATGTCGAAGTTCAGACCCAGACTGTGCGTGCTGGAGAAAGGACCCGGCGGTTACGGGTTCCACCTGCACGGGGAGAAGGGGAAAAGCGGCCAGTTCATCCGGCTCGTCGAGCCCGACACTCCGGCCGCTTCCGCCGGGCTGCTGGCCGGAGACCGCCTGGCGTTCGTCAACGGGCAGAGCGTGGAGGGCGAAGGTCACCAGCAGGTGGTGGCCAGGATCCGGGCCACCAGCGGGACTCTGGAGCTGATTGTTGTGGACCCGGAGACTTCGGAGCTGCTGAAGAAACACGACCTGCCGTGCCGGAAAGAGTTCGTCACGGAGGGAATCCCGCTGCCGGGCGGCGACGGTGACTCAGACCGCGGGGAGGCCCACAGCGGCAGCG GCAGCCCGGGGGGGAGCAGCCCGAGGGGAGGCAGCCCGGTCCCGGCCGAGAATGGAGACGCTTCGTCGGTGAGATCCGAGAGGCTGAGCGTCACTTCCaaggtaaaacaaacaaacaaaaacgccATTTAA